GCAATGGGGCCACCTGCATTCTCAGAGGTCCGGCCGGTACGAGGGCCTGGAACTCCTCCTGCCAGCAAGGCGACCAGCGGAAGGGGTAGAGGCCGAAGTAACTGCGGGGCCGCCGCAGGCCGGGGGCCATCGCCTGGCCCAGTTGTTCCCGCAGAGCCGGCACCTGCAGCTGCGCCGGCCTCAGGTAGGAGGCGAAGAGCACCAGCCGTTGCCAGCCGCGCCGGCGCCGCTCCGGCGTGTCCACGAGGGGTTCATCGCCGCGGTCACGGGCATGGAACAGCAGTGGGGTGGGGTCGGCATCGAACAGGGGAGGGGGCTCCGCCCCGATCGCCACCAGGGCATCGGTGACCAGCAACGTGCCACTGGCCCTGTGGAGGCAGGCCACTTCCATGAAGGTGCCCAACCCCAGGTTCAAGGGCCCGAGGGGCTCCCAGTGGAGCTGATCGGTGTGGGGCAGGCCCTGTTCGAACAGCGTGCGGGTGCGGCTGGGGGGCACTCCCAGCCAGGCCAGGGGCATCCGCATCGGGAAACTCCACTGGCGCGGGCTCACCCACACCTCGGCCTTGGGGAAGGCCCTGGCCAGGGCCGGCAGAGGCAGCTTGTGCTCCAGCCCCGAACTGGTGGGCAGCACGATGGTGCACACCGGGCCATGGCGCTGCTCCAGGCGTTCCAGCTGGCGGCGCAGCTCGCGCGTGGGCGGCAGCGGCGCGTAGAGCAGCAGACCCTCCTGCAGACGCACCACCGTCATCCGGATCGGCACGGCCACATAGAGCAGTCCCTGCAGTTGCTCGAAGCTCCACACCTGGCCGGGGATCAGTTCCCGCACCAGGGTGCGCCTGCGGCCATAGGGATACAGGGGCAGCAGCGGCCACCAGGGCCAGCGTTGCTCGGCGGCCGGAGCACTCACGGGCGGTGGTGGTGGAGGATCCCGTAACGGGGCGCAAAGACGAAGGCCAGAAGGAACAGCAGGGTCTGCACCAAGACGATGCAGCCGGCGGTGGAGCTGTCGCTCCAGTAGCTCACATACACCCCAATCACACTGGACACCACGCTGCTGGCCACGGCCAGGAGGGTCATGCGATCGAACCGGTCGGTGAGCAGGTAGGCGGTGGCGCCGGGTGTGACCAGCATCGCCACCACGAGGATGATGCCGACGGTCTGGAGGCCGGCCACGGCCGCCAGGGAGAGCACCGACAGCAGCAGGTAGTGCAGCAGGCCGGTGTTGATGCCGATCGATCGGGCGTGGGTGGGATCGAAGCAGAAGAGCATCAGGTCGCGCCGCAGCACCAGCAGCACCAGCAGCACCAGGCTGGAGATCACCAGCGTCTGCAGGATGTCTCCGGCGGAGATGCCGAGCACGTTGCCGAACAGGATATGGGTGAGGTCGATGTTGCTGCGGATCTTCGACACCAGCACCAGCCCCAGGGCGAAGAAGCCCGTGAACACCAGCCCGATCACCGTGTCCTCCTTCACTCGGGATTTCTGTTTCACGAAGCCGATCAGGGCCACCGAACCCACCCCGAACACAAAGGCCCCCACCGCGAACGGCAGACCCAGGGCGTAGGCCAGCACCACGCCGGGCATCACCGCGTGGGACACCGCATCCCCCATCAGGGCCCAGCCCTTGAGGGTCATGTAGCAGGAGAGCAGGCCACACACCCCACCCACCAGAGCACTGACCAGCAGGGCCCGCACCATGAAGCCCTGGCTGATGGGCTCCAGCAGCCAGGTGAGCAGCGATGGGGTGGTGAGCAGCAGGCTCATCGTTCGTTGTCGGGCAGGGGAGCGGGCCCGGTGATCAGATTGGGCGGCAGGCCCCCGAAGGTGAGCGCCAGGTTCTCCGGCGTGAACACCTCCGAGGTCTCGCCGTAGGCGAGCACCGTCTTGTTGATCAGCACCACCCGGTCGCAGAAGTCGCGCACGTGGCTCAGATCATGGGTGGAAATCAGGATCGAGCGGCCCTCGTCGCGGAACTGGAAAAAGAGCTCCGCCATCAGCCGCTCGGTGCGCACGTCCACGCCGTTGAAGGGCTCATCCAGCAGCAGCACCGAGGCCCCCTGGGCGATCGCCCGGGCCAGGAACGCCCGCTTGCGCTGGCCGCCGGAGAGGGCACCGATGGGGCGGTGGCGCAGCTCCAGCAGATCCACCCGCTCCAGCGCATGCCGCACGGCGGCCCGGTCGGAGGCACCAGGGATCCGCAGCAGGTTCATGGAGCCGTAGCGACCCATCATCACCACGTCCCACACGCTGACGGGGAACGAGCAATCCACGCTCTCGTTCTGGGGCACGTAGGCCACCGCCTGCTGCCGCTGGGCTTCCCGCACCGACACGCCGTTGATGCGGATGTAGCCCCGGGAGGGGCGCAGGAAGCCCATCAGGGTCTTGAACAGGGTGGTCTTGCCCGCCCCGTTCATCCCCACCAGCCCGCAGATGCAACCTGGCTCCAGGCGGAGGCTGGCGTCGTGGAGCGCCAGGAGGCCGTTGTAATCCACACAAAGCTGGTCGGCTTCAATCCTCAGAGCCGTTGGGCCCATGGGGGGTCTGGCCTGGCTCACGGCTGGCCTCCCGCTGCCGGAGCTGGGGTGGCGTTGAGTCCCTTCAGAATCAAGCCCACGTTGTACCGCTGCAGGTCCAGCAGGGTGGAGGCCGGACCGTCGGGGCCCGAGAGCGAATCCACGTAGAACGTGCCGCCGAAACGGGCCCCGGTGGCGCGGGCCACTTCCCGCTGGGCCTCGTCACTCACGGTGCTCTCGCAGAAGATCGTCGGCACCTGCCGCTCCTTGATCGTGGCGATCAGGCGGGTCATCCGCTGGGGAGTCACCTCGCTCTCGGCATTGACCGGCCAGAGGTAGGCCTCCTTGAGGCCGTAGTCGCGGGCGAGATAGGTGAAGGCCCCTTCACAACTCACCAGCACCCGCTGGGCCGGCGGAATGGTGGCCAGGGTGGTGCGCAGCTCCTGATCCAGCTGACGCAGGCGGCTCTTGTAGGCCTCGGCATTGGCCCGGAACACGGGAGCCCCCTTGGGATCGAGCTGGGAGAAGGCCGCGGCGGCCTGGTCCACGTAGTGCATGGCCCGCTGGGGAGACATCCAGGCGTGAGGATTGGGCTTGCCGGTGTAGGCATCCTCCTCGATCGGCAGGGGGGTGAGGCCTTCAGTGAGCGTCACGGTGGGCACGTTCCCGGCGGCGGCGGTGAACTTGCGGGCCCAGAGCTCCAGGCCCAGGCCGTTCTCCAGGATCAGATCGGCCCGGCTGGCCCGCTCAATGTCACTGGGGGTGGGCTGATAGCCGTGGATCTCCGCCCCCTGCTTGGTGATGGACTCCACCCGCAACCGGTCTCCCGCCACCTCCCGTGCCAGATCGGCCAGCACCGTGAAGGTGGTGAGCACCACGGGCCGGCCATCGTCGCCGGCGGGGGTGAGGCCGGACGGACTCCGGGTGCAGGACACGGCCAGCAGGCCCACAAGGGCGGCGGCACAGCCACGAACCATGCCCCGCAGCCGGAAGCGGCTGGCGCGGGCAACGGAACAGGGGGCAGGCAAGCCGCACGTCCTCTCAGGTTGTGGGAAACGCTACAGAACGTTGGCCTCCACCCCGGAGAGCCCTCCGCCACCGACAGGGGCTGAAACAAAGACTGCCCGCCCGTCGTTCGGGCAGCAAAAAGCCCCCGCCGCAGCGGGGGCCGTCCGGGGAAGTCCCGGGGGAAGGGCGCGAGAGCGGCCTCAGCCGATCGCGGGAGCCGAGAGCGCCACAGGGGTGCTCTCCACGGCCGCCAGGTCGAGCGGGAAGTTGTGAGCGTTGCGCTCGTGCATCACTTCCATGCCCAGGTTGGCGCGGTTGATCACGTCAGCCCAGGTGGGAACCACCTTGCCCTGCGCATCCAGGATCGACTGGTTGAAGTTGAACCCGTTCAGGTTGAAGGCCATGGTGCTGATGCCCAGGCTGGTGAACCAGATCCCCACCACCGGCCAGGCCGCCAGGAAGAAGTGCAGGCTCCGGCTGTTGTTGAAGCTGGCGTACTGGAAGATCAGGCGACCGAAGTAACCGTGGGCAGCCACGATGTTGTAGGTCTCTTCCTCCTGGCCGAACTTGTAGCCGTAGTTCTGGCTCTCGCTCTCGGTGGTCTCCCGCAGCAGCGAGGAGGTCACCAGCGAGCCGTGCATGGCGGAGAACAGGCTGCCGCCGAACACACCGGCCACACCCAGCATGTGGAAGGGGTGCATCAGGATGTTGTGCTCAGCCTGGAACACCAGCATGAAGTTGAAGGTGCCGCTGATGCCGAGGGGCATGCCGTCAGAGAAGGAACCCTGACCGAAGGGATACACCAGGAACACGGCGAAGGCAGCCGAGAGCGGGGCGCTGTAGGCCACGCAGATCCAGGGGCGCATGCCCAGCCGGTAGCTCAGCTCCCACTGGCGGCCCATGTAGGCAGAGATGCCGATCAGGAAGTGGAAGACAACCAGCTGGTAGGGGCCACCGTTGTACAGCCACTCGTCGAGGCTGGCGGCTTCCCAGATGGGATAGAAGTGCAGGCCGATGGCGTTGCTGGAGGGCACAACAGCACCGGAGATGATGTTGTTGCCGTAGAGGAAGGAACCCGCCACGGGCTCACGGATGCCGTCGATGTCGACGGGGGGAGCGGCGATGAACGCCACGATGAAGCAGATGGTGGCAGCCAGAAGGCAGGGGATCATCAGCACACCGAACCAACCCACATAAATGCGGTTGTTGGTGGAGGTGATCCACTGGCAGAAGCTTTCCCAGCTTTCCGCGCGGCTGCCGCGAACAGCAGTGGTCATGAAATCAGGATCCGGGACGGATCAGGAAGAGAACGGGCTCCTGAAGGGAGGAGCTCCAGAAAACGCTACGCAAACCAGCCCACTTGGGGCCCGATTCACAACAAACGTGGGATTGCTTAGGGAAACTTCACTTTGCACGTAACGATTTCGTCACGTCCTGAGCTCAGCCGCCGGCTACGGCGGGACGCTGGTCGCTCCACCACTGGCGGCCCTGCTGCAGAAAGCTGTTCCAGTCCAGCTTCTCCGCCTCGGCAGCTCGCGCCACCAGCAGCGGTGCCTCCCGCTTGATCCGCTCCAGATCGGGCTCCGGCACCCCTGCCGACAGGGCGAGCACGTCGGCCATGGCCCGGCCCACCACCCGGGTGAGATAGGCGGCGCTGAGGGCCTGAACCGCGCTGCCCACCAGCCAGGTGGCGCCGTGCAGCCGGATCAAGGAGCACAGCATCTGGCTGCTCCACTCCACCACCCCCAGGGCCAGCGAGGCCTTGGCCAGCTCGGTGGCGGCGGCCCGCAGCTGGGGAGCCGACCAGGGGCAGTGCCAGAGGCGCGCCATCTCCTGGAGCATCAGGCCATTGGCCACGGCCAGCACCACCACATCGAGGCTCGGCAGCGGGGCGGCCACCACACCCGCGGCCACCAGCCACTGGGTGCGCTGCTGCAGGAGCTGAAACCGCTGGCGCCGCAGGGTCTCAAGCTCGGCCTGCCAGCGGTCGTGAAGGTGGCGCAGCCCGCGCAGCTGGCGCTGGCGACGCAGCGGGGCCGCCTCCCGGCTGAGCTGGCGGGCCAGGGGGGCCAGCACGGCCTCCAGCGGCAAGGCGGCAGGCTGCCAGAGCAGCAGCTGGTGGTCGCGGCGCAGGGCCAGCTGGGCGGTGAGTTCCTGGCGCAGGACCTCGGGGTCCTGGCCGGCGTCGTGCTCCACCAGCAGCCAGGCCGGCAGGCCTTCGGGCAGGGCCTCGAGCCAGCGGAGGTCTGCCGCGGAGAGCGGCGTACGCAGCCAGTAGAGGAGGGCTTCCGCCATCCGGAACGGTTCGGACCAGGCCCAGTCGGGGCTCCAGCTGGCCAGGGGATGGGACCAGTGCAACGTGATCGGCACCGATCCCCGCAGGGCATCGGCCAGCAGCGGCCGCCGTTCCTCGGCGACCGTGGACGTCCCGGCCACCCCGATGGTGAGCCCGGGACGCTCCAGCAGCCGGCGCTGGGCCTCCAGGGCCCGGGTCCGCTCCAGAGCCCGGCCCCCTTCGGACCCCGCACCCGCAGCAGGAACGGCGTTCGGGGTCTCGAGGCAGAGAAACTGCTCCTGGAGGCTCTCCAGGCGCTGCAGCCAGCCGGCCACATCCTCCCGCCCGGGCGGGATCGGGCCGGCAGGGCCGCGGCGGAACCACCACAGGGCCCCCAGGGCAAGAGCACCGGTTCCAACCGTGGTGAGGGGAAGGTGGATGAGGTGGCCGAGTCCATCCACCACCACACCGCCGCCCACCAGAGCCAGGCCGAGGGGCCACCAGCGCGAAGGCCCCCCGGCCAGCAGGCGCAGGACCGGTGCTGGGAGCATCGCCCCAGACGCCCCAGGCGCGGCAGGCGGCGGCGAATCTGGCCCGGACGGCAGTGGCGGCGTCAACGCTGCTGGAAGAGCTGAGTCTCTTTAGCTCACCTGGCGGCGGCACGCCTCCCCGGGGCTCAATAGCGTGACAGCAGTCGCAGGCCATTCCGGTGGCGAGCCAAGGGCCACAGTTCCATTACTTTTCTGCACCGCCGCAGCGGGCGACGGAGGTGAGCCGGGCCCTGACCCGGATCCTGGGACTCGGCCTGGTGATCGGCGCCGTCAAGGGAGCCCTGGGTCTGCTGGGCGGCTCGCTCTCTCTGATGGCCGATGGGTTGCTGGGACTGGGGGAAGGTGGCGCCGCCCTGGTGGCTCTGCTGCATCACGGCATCGGAGCGGCCCGGCCGGATCGCGACCATCCCTACGGCCACCAGAAGCTGCTGGCGCTCGGCGCCCTGGCCGGTTGCGTCCTGCCGCTGTTCGTGGGGGTCGAGATCCTGCAGGCGGCCCTGGCCCGCTGGCAGGGGGCCGGGGCCGCCGGGCTGCCGGTGTTGCGGCCGGGGCCGGCCGGCTGGGCCGTGCTGGCTCTGGTGCTGCTGGCCCAGCTGGGGTTGTGGCGGTGGAGCCTCCGGCGGGCCGCTCAGCTGGCCAGCCCGGTGCTGCAGCTGCGCAGCCGGGGCCTGGGCCTCTGGAGCGGGGCCTCCGGGCTCGTGCTCCTGGGCCTGGTGATGGCCGCGACCCGGGGCTGGGGCCGGCTGGATCTGCTGCTGGCCCTGCCTGTGCTGCTGCTGCTGGTGCTCCAGTGCTGGCGGGTGATTCAGCAACTCCTGCCGGAGCTGGAGGATCGGATCGCCATCCCGCCGGAGGCCATCCACGCCGCCGTGCTGGCCGTTCCGGGCGTGCTGAACGCCCACGACATCGGCAGCCGCGGTGTGCTGGGTCAGCTGGTGTTCGTGGACATGCACCTGGTGGTCGATGCCGACGACCTGCCCACGGCTCACCGCATCACCGAACTGGTGGAGGAGCACCTGGAGGCTCGCTTCGGGCCCCTGCGCTGCAACATCCACCTGGAACCGCGGGAATACGCCAGTGATCGGATCACGTTCCATGGGGCCCATGGCTGACCCTGCCCTGCGCTTCACCCCCAGCCAGTGGCAGCAGCTGCGCGCCTGGGAGGCGGTGCTCGAGCAGTGTGCGGGCTGGAGCGGGGAGCTGCCGGTGGTGGTGCACGAACGCTGCTGGCTGCGGCTGCGCGCCGTGCCCGTGGCCAGCCTCTGCCGCCACGTGCCGCCGGACACCAGCGCCGAGGCACCGGAGCTGGTGCGCTACCGCGAGCGGCTCAGCCAGGGCGAGGATCCCTGGGTGGCGCAGCTGCACTGCTGGGAGGAGTTCGGGCAGCAGGCCTGCCAGCAGGCCCAGCGCACCTACTGGCAGCGGCAGGAGGCTGGTGGCGGGGGGTGGACCCTGAACCACTACCTGGCCCTGATCAGCCGCTACCGGCGTCAGCTGGAGCAGGGCGGGCCGCGCTCCCTGCCTCTCCTGCTCCTCCCCCGGTCCGCCAGCCGCGAGTCGCACCGCTTGCTGTGGCTGCGGCCGTCCCGTCAGTCGATGCGGCACACTTGCGCCTGACTCCCAGATGGCCGCCATGGCTGACGAGACGAGCACTCCCTCGCCCCAGGGCGGCAGACCCGGCGGCAACCGTGAGCCCGGCGGATTCCGGATCCGGTTGAGCGACAACGAGATGCGGGCAGCCCGGGCGGTGCAGGAGGCCTTCCGGCTGCGTTCCACCGTGGCGGTGCTGGGCTTCTGCCTGCGCACGGTGGCCCAGCTGCTCGAGGAGGGAAAGCTCGATGAACTGGTCAACGAGGCCCGCAGCCAGGCCCCCCGCGACAGCGGCCGTGGGGGCCGCCGGGGAGGCCCCGAGGGCCGGGGATCCGACACGCGCGGGGGTCGTTCCGAGCGGGCACCCCGCATCGACCCCTTCGCCCGCCCCAGCCGGCCCAAGCCGGCACCTGCGGCGACGGAGGTCCCCACTGCCTCCGCCGAAGGGGAGGAGGTCACGGCGGTGGAGCCGGAGCAAGCCGCCAGGGCTGACGCCAACGTCCTGACAGCTGAAGCCAGCGAGCCGGCAGAGGATGAACCCACCACAACCCAGGAGGTCTGACGCCGATGGCACGGCCGCGGGTCCTCTCAGGGGTGCAGCCCACGGGCGCCCTGCACCTGGGCAACTGGCTCGGTGCCATCCGCAACTGGGTTGACCTGCAGGACAGTCACGACACCTTCTTCTGTGTGGTGGATCTGCATGCCATCACCGTGCCCCACGATCCAGCCCAGCTGGCCGAGGCCACCCTCACCACGGCGGCCCTCTACCTGGCGTGCGGCATCGACCCGGCCCGGTCCACCGTGTTCGTGCAGAGCCACGTGGCCGCCCACAGCGCCCTGTGCTGGCTGCTGAACTGCGTGACGCCGCTCAACTGGCTGGAACGGATGATCCAGTTCAAGGAAAAGGCGCTGAAGCAGGGCGATCAGGTGTCGGCGGGCCTGCTCGACTACCCGGTGCTGATGGCCGCCGACATCCTGCTCTACGACGCCGATCTGGTGCCCGTGGGGGAAGACCAGAAGCAGCACCTCGAACTGGCCCGGGACATCGCCCAGCAGAGGATCAACGCCCGCTTCGGCAGCCCCGGACCCGACGGGGAACCCCTGCCGGTGCTCAAGGTGCCCGAGCCGATGATTCTCACGGAGGGGGCCCGGGTGATGAGCCTCAGCGACGGGCGCAGCAAGATGAGCAAGAGCGATCCCAACGAGGGCTCCCGCATCACGCTCCTGGACCCGCCGGAACTGATCAGCAAGAAGATCAAGCGGGCCAAGACCGATCCCACCCTGGGCCTGGAATTCGGCAACCCGGAGCGGCCCGAGG
This sequence is a window from Cyanobium sp. PCC 7001. Protein-coding genes within it:
- a CDS encoding metal ABC transporter permease, whose translation is MSLLLTTPSLLTWLLEPISQGFMVRALLVSALVGGVCGLLSCYMTLKGWALMGDAVSHAVMPGVVLAYALGLPFAVGAFVFGVGSVALIGFVKQKSRVKEDTVIGLVFTGFFALGLVLVSKIRSNIDLTHILFGNVLGISAGDILQTLVISSLVLLVLLVLRRDLMLFCFDPTHARSIGINTGLLHYLLLSVLSLAAVAGLQTVGIILVVAMLVTPGATAYLLTDRFDRMTLLAVASSVVSSVIGVYVSYWSDSSTAGCIVLVQTLLFLLAFVFAPRYGILHHHRP
- a CDS encoding YcjF family protein; amino-acid sequence: MLPAPVLRLLAGGPSRWWPLGLALVGGGVVVDGLGHLIHLPLTTVGTGALALGALWWFRRGPAGPIPPGREDVAGWLQRLESLQEQFLCLETPNAVPAAGAGSEGGRALERTRALEAQRRLLERPGLTIGVAGTSTVAEERRPLLADALRGSVPITLHWSHPLASWSPDWAWSEPFRMAEALLYWLRTPLSAADLRWLEALPEGLPAWLLVEHDAGQDPEVLRQELTAQLALRRDHQLLLWQPAALPLEAVLAPLARQLSREAAPLRRQRQLRGLRHLHDRWQAELETLRRQRFQLLQQRTQWLVAAGVVAAPLPSLDVVVLAVANGLMLQEMARLWHCPWSAPQLRAAATELAKASLALGVVEWSSQMLCSLIRLHGATWLVGSAVQALSAAYLTRVVGRAMADVLALSAGVPEPDLERIKREAPLLVARAAEAEKLDWNSFLQQGRQWWSDQRPAVAGG
- a CDS encoding cation diffusion facilitator family transporter; the encoded protein is MSRALTRILGLGLVIGAVKGALGLLGGSLSLMADGLLGLGEGGAALVALLHHGIGAARPDRDHPYGHQKLLALGALAGCVLPLFVGVEILQAALARWQGAGAAGLPVLRPGPAGWAVLALVLLAQLGLWRWSLRRAAQLASPVLQLRSRGLGLWSGASGLVLLGLVMAATRGWGRLDLLLALPVLLLLVLQCWRVIQQLLPELEDRIAIPPEAIHAAVLAVPGVLNAHDIGSRGVLGQLVFVDMHLVVDADDLPTAHRITELVEEHLEARFGPLRCNIHLEPREYASDRITFHGAHG
- a CDS encoding metal ABC transporter ATP-binding protein, which gives rise to MGPTALRIEADQLCVDYNGLLALHDASLRLEPGCICGLVGMNGAGKTTLFKTLMGFLRPSRGYIRINGVSVREAQRQQAVAYVPQNESVDCSFPVSVWDVVMMGRYGSMNLLRIPGASDRAAVRHALERVDLLELRHRPIGALSGGQRKRAFLARAIAQGASVLLLDEPFNGVDVRTERLMAELFFQFRDEGRSILISTHDLSHVRDFCDRVVLINKTVLAYGETSEVFTPENLALTFGGLPPNLITGPAPLPDNER
- a CDS encoding metal ABC transporter substrate-binding protein, with amino-acid sequence MVRGCAAALVGLLAVSCTRSPSGLTPAGDDGRPVVLTTFTVLADLAREVAGDRLRVESITKQGAEIHGYQPTPSDIERASRADLILENGLGLELWARKFTAAAGNVPTVTLTEGLTPLPIEEDAYTGKPNPHAWMSPQRAMHYVDQAAAAFSQLDPKGAPVFRANAEAYKSRLRQLDQELRTTLATIPPAQRVLVSCEGAFTYLARDYGLKEAYLWPVNAESEVTPQRMTRLIATIKERQVPTIFCESTVSDEAQREVARATGARFGGTFYVDSLSGPDGPASTLLDLQRYNVGLILKGLNATPAPAAGGQP
- the trpS gene encoding tryptophan--tRNA ligase, whose amino-acid sequence is MARPRVLSGVQPTGALHLGNWLGAIRNWVDLQDSHDTFFCVVDLHAITVPHDPAQLAEATLTTAALYLACGIDPARSTVFVQSHVAAHSALCWLLNCVTPLNWLERMIQFKEKALKQGDQVSAGLLDYPVLMAADILLYDADLVPVGEDQKQHLELARDIAQQRINARFGSPGPDGEPLPVLKVPEPMILTEGARVMSLSDGRSKMSKSDPNEGSRITLLDPPELISKKIKRAKTDPTLGLEFGNPERPEADNLLGLYALLSGKGRQAAATECAEMGWGRFKPLLTEVLVEALAPVQERYRNWRGDPGALEQVLAEGRQRAESVAEATLERVHDALGFLPPRPLA
- a CDS encoding DUF4336 domain-containing protein, with product MSAPAAEQRWPWWPLLPLYPYGRRRTLVRELIPGQVWSFEQLQGLLYVAVPIRMTVVRLQEGLLLYAPLPPTRELRRQLERLEQRHGPVCTIVLPTSSGLEHKLPLPALARAFPKAEVWVSPRQWSFPMRMPLAWLGVPPSRTRTLFEQGLPHTDQLHWEPLGPLNLGLGTFMEVACLHRASGTLLVTDALVAIGAEPPPLFDADPTPLLFHARDRGDEPLVDTPERRRRGWQRLVLFASYLRPAQLQVPALREQLGQAMAPGLRRPRSYFGLYPFRWSPCWQEEFQALVPAGPLRMQVAPLLERLVFPRCRDALLAWLRRLAALERIRQLVPAHYEAPVVCDALALKALAEELEGRPWAPDGGSWRFLAELDRRLLAWGVVPETPPMRPAAGHEP
- the psbA gene encoding photosystem II q(b) protein, whose translation is MTTAVRGSRAESWESFCQWITSTNNRIYVGWFGVLMIPCLLAATICFIVAFIAAPPVDIDGIREPVAGSFLYGNNIISGAVVPSSNAIGLHFYPIWEAASLDEWLYNGGPYQLVVFHFLIGISAYMGRQWELSYRLGMRPWICVAYSAPLSAAFAVFLVYPFGQGSFSDGMPLGISGTFNFMLVFQAEHNILMHPFHMLGVAGVFGGSLFSAMHGSLVTSSLLRETTESESQNYGYKFGQEEETYNIVAAHGYFGRLIFQYASFNNSRSLHFFLAAWPVVGIWFTSLGISTMAFNLNGFNFNQSILDAQGKVVPTWADVINRANLGMEVMHERNAHNFPLDLAAVESTPVALSAPAIG